A genomic segment from Ruegeria sp. TM1040 encodes:
- a CDS encoding rhomboid family intramembrane serine protease translates to MFPLRDHNPSGRTPYVVYLLMAANILGFLWYSTSFPTDRSLALFYASFATVPREITMGEGTLTLLTSMFIHGGIMHLAGNMLFLWIFGDNMEDEMGHLPFLAFYLICGVGATLAHVWSAPLSMVPLVGASGAIAGVMGGYLLMFPKARVDILIILIIFFRIIPIPAFIMLGLWLAMQFFGGLNADPNLGGVAYWAHAGGFFVGLALTVPLWIIRGGPRFWSRTQGHPPHPGTSYSASRIPRVRRRNTPPRSGPWGK, encoded by the coding sequence ATGTTTCCTCTGCGTGATCACAACCCCTCCGGCCGAACGCCTTATGTCGTCTACCTGCTGATGGCGGCCAATATTTTGGGCTTTCTCTGGTATTCCACCAGCTTTCCCACCGACAGAAGCCTTGCGCTTTTTTACGCCAGCTTCGCCACGGTCCCACGAGAGATCACGATGGGAGAAGGAACACTCACGCTGCTCACCTCCATGTTCATCCACGGCGGGATCATGCATCTGGCGGGCAACATGCTGTTTCTGTGGATCTTTGGCGACAACATGGAAGACGAAATGGGCCACCTGCCGTTTCTCGCCTTCTATCTCATCTGCGGGGTGGGAGCGACGTTGGCTCATGTCTGGTCCGCGCCGCTCTCGATGGTGCCACTGGTGGGAGCCTCCGGTGCAATTGCGGGCGTCATGGGCGGCTACCTTCTGATGTTTCCAAAGGCCCGCGTCGATATTCTCATCATCCTGATCATCTTCTTTCGCATCATCCCGATCCCCGCCTTCATCATGCTAGGGCTCTGGCTTGCGATGCAGTTCTTTGGTGGCCTCAACGCCGATCCGAACCTGGGCGGTGTCGCTTATTGGGCGCATGCTGGTGGTTTCTTTGTCGGCCTTGCCCTGACCGTGCCGCTCTGGATCATACGCGGGGGGCCACGGTTCTGGTCACGCACTCAGGGCCATCCACCGCATCCTGGAACCAGCTATAGCGCCAGCCGCATTCCCCGCGTCCGCCGCCGCAACACACCGCCTCGCAGCGGCCCTTGGGGCAAGTAA
- a CDS encoding GFA family protein: METHTASCHCGAVEISARFPNGLASASRCDCSFCLRRGAAAVTATTESLQILRGAENLSLYTWGTHTAQHHFCKTCGIYVYHQRRSNPAECGVNLGCIDTGNPRTHAEIYGEIPWRDGVNHPSDTDGD, from the coding sequence ATGGAAACGCATACTGCCAGCTGCCATTGTGGCGCCGTCGAAATTTCAGCCCGCTTCCCAAACGGTCTCGCCTCAGCCAGCCGCTGCGACTGCTCCTTCTGCCTGCGCCGGGGCGCAGCCGCTGTTACAGCCACCACAGAGAGCCTGCAGATCCTGCGCGGTGCCGAAAACCTCAGCCTCTACACTTGGGGCACCCACACGGCCCAACACCACTTTTGCAAGACCTGCGGCATCTACGTCTATCACCAGCGCCGCTCCAACCCCGCAGAATGCGGTGTAAACCTTGGCTGCATCGACACCGGAAACCCGCGCACCCACGCCGAGATCTACGGCGAAATCCCCTGGCGCGATGGCGTCAATCACCCCTCCGACACTGATGGTGATTGA
- a CDS encoding inositol monophosphatase family protein produces the protein MIGSANLNVMIKAARKAGRSLVKDFREVENLQVSTKGAGDFVSRADIAAEKILKDELLGARPTYGWLAEEGGEIPGEDPTRRWIVDPLDGTTNFLHGLPHWAVSIALEHKGKIVAGVVYDAAKDEMFFAEKGAGAWMNETRIRVSARHRMIESIFATGLPFAGRADLPETLQDLARLMPACAGVRRWGAAALDMAYVAAGRYEGFWERRLNAWDLAAGIIIVKEAGGLCEALDPSESIIESGEVICANEPIFENFTKVIRG, from the coding sequence ATGATTGGTAGCGCAAATCTCAATGTGATGATCAAGGCCGCTCGCAAGGCAGGCCGCTCTTTGGTGAAAGATTTCCGCGAGGTGGAAAACCTTCAAGTCTCCACCAAGGGGGCTGGCGATTTTGTCAGCCGCGCCGACATTGCCGCCGAAAAGATCCTGAAAGATGAACTCCTGGGCGCGCGTCCGACCTATGGCTGGCTGGCCGAAGAGGGCGGCGAAATCCCCGGCGAAGATCCGACCCGTCGCTGGATTGTGGACCCGCTCGATGGCACCACCAACTTCCTGCATGGTCTGCCGCATTGGGCCGTCTCTATTGCGCTTGAACACAAAGGCAAGATTGTCGCCGGTGTGGTCTATGACGCGGCCAAGGACGAGATGTTCTTTGCCGAAAAAGGCGCGGGGGCCTGGATGAACGAGACCCGTATCCGGGTGTCTGCGCGCCACCGCATGATCGAGTCGATCTTTGCCACCGGCCTACCGTTTGCCGGTCGTGCCGATCTGCCGGAGACTCTGCAGGATCTGGCCCGCCTGATGCCTGCTTGTGCCGGGGTGCGCCGCTGGGGTGCAGCCGCTCTCGACATGGCCTATGTGGCCGCCGGCCGGTACGAGGGGTTCTGGGAACGTCGCCTAAACGCCTGGGACCTGGCCGCCGGGATTATCATCGTCAAGGAAGCCGGTGGTCTGTGCGAAGCGCTGGATCCCAGCGAGTCGATCATCGAAAGCGGCGAGGTAATCTGCGCGAATGAACCCATTTTTGAGAATTTCACCAAGGTGATCCGCGGCTAA
- a CDS encoding LysR family transcriptional regulator translates to MHIEFRHLRTIKAIHEAGGLARAADQLNITQSALSHQIKGLEEQAGVELFLRRSKPMKLSAAGLRLLRLAEQILPQVESAQAEFAALREGEAGRLHIAIECHACFEWLFPVLEGFRKSWGDVDVDIRPGLAFEAMPALMREEVDLVVTSDPEDMPGVSFIELFDYNPVFVASAQHALAAKPYVEAEDFRGQTLITYPVERTRLDVFSQLLIPAGVEPASIRKVELTAVILLLVASNRGVSVLPDWVVREVKYSSDYVTRPLTKLGITRRLYAAIRSEDESKPFMQELIRLARVEARKLQQV, encoded by the coding sequence ATGCACATCGAGTTTCGTCATCTTCGGACCATCAAGGCGATCCACGAGGCCGGTGGGCTGGCGCGGGCGGCGGATCAGCTCAACATCACCCAGAGCGCGCTCAGTCATCAGATCAAGGGGCTTGAAGAGCAGGCGGGGGTAGAGCTGTTTTTGCGCCGCTCAAAACCGATGAAGCTCTCTGCGGCGGGTCTGCGGCTGTTGCGGTTGGCAGAGCAGATCCTGCCGCAAGTTGAGTCTGCGCAAGCAGAATTTGCCGCCCTGCGCGAGGGCGAGGCGGGGCGTCTGCACATCGCAATTGAATGCCACGCCTGTTTTGAATGGCTGTTTCCTGTCCTGGAGGGCTTTCGCAAAAGCTGGGGGGATGTGGATGTGGACATCCGTCCGGGTCTCGCGTTCGAGGCCATGCCCGCTTTGATGCGCGAAGAGGTGGATCTGGTGGTGACCTCCGACCCCGAGGACATGCCGGGGGTCTCCTTTATTGAACTCTTTGATTACAATCCCGTGTTTGTCGCCTCTGCCCAGCACGCGCTTGCCGCAAAGCCCTATGTAGAAGCCGAGGATTTTCGTGGTCAGACCCTCATTACCTATCCCGTAGAGCGCACCCGCCTCGATGTGTTCAGCCAGCTCTTGATCCCGGCGGGCGTGGAGCCTGCGAGCATCAGGAAGGTCGAACTGACGGCGGTGATCTTGTTGTTGGTGGCCTCCAACCGCGGGGTCTCGGTGTTGCCTGACTGGGTTGTGCGCGAGGTGAAGTATTCCTCGGATTATGTGACGCGCCCGCTGACAAAACTGGGCATCACCCGCCGGCTTTATGCAGCGATCCGCAGCGAGGACGAAAGCAAACCGTTCATGCAGGAGCTGATCCGTCTGGCCCGGGTCGAGGCGCGCAAGTTGCAGCAGGTCTAG
- the metF gene encoding methylenetetrahydrofolate reductase [NAD(P)H]: MTTPEISFEFFPPKNLEASFRLWDTVQSLAPLAPRFVSVTYGAGGTTRELTRDAVTTLHKNSGLKVAAHLTCVSATRQETLDIADQYAAAGITDIVALRGDPPKEEGRFTPTADGFNSSVELIEALAATGKFNLRVGAYPESHPEAASQAANVEWLKRKLDAGADEALTQFFFEAESFFRFRDACAKAGIDTDKITPGILPIENWKGVRRFAEACGTTIPAWLDEAFEKADRDDRCDLLATALCSELCTELLDGGVKKLHFYTLNRPELTRDVCHALGVKSKARLQNVA, encoded by the coding sequence GTGACCACGCCCGAGATTTCCTTTGAATTCTTCCCGCCCAAGAACCTCGAAGCCTCTTTTCGGCTTTGGGACACGGTGCAGTCACTGGCGCCGCTGGCGCCCCGTTTTGTCTCTGTGACCTATGGCGCGGGCGGCACCACCCGCGAGCTGACCCGCGATGCGGTGACGACCCTGCACAAGAATTCCGGCCTCAAGGTGGCTGCACATTTGACCTGTGTTTCTGCGACACGACAGGAAACACTTGATATCGCAGACCAATATGCAGCAGCCGGGATAACCGACATCGTGGCCCTGCGCGGTGACCCGCCCAAGGAAGAAGGTCGTTTCACGCCGACCGCGGACGGGTTCAACTCTTCGGTGGAGCTGATTGAGGCGCTCGCCGCAACCGGCAAGTTCAACCTGCGCGTTGGCGCCTACCCCGAGAGCCATCCGGAAGCCGCCAGCCAAGCGGCCAATGTAGAATGGCTCAAGCGCAAGCTTGATGCCGGTGCCGATGAGGCGCTCACGCAGTTCTTCTTTGAGGCCGAGAGCTTCTTTCGGTTCCGCGACGCCTGCGCCAAGGCGGGCATCGACACTGACAAGATCACGCCCGGCATCCTGCCAATTGAAAACTGGAAGGGCGTGCGTCGTTTTGCAGAGGCCTGCGGCACCACGATCCCGGCTTGGCTGGACGAGGCGTTCGAGAAAGCAGACCGCGACGATCGATGCGATCTCCTCGCCACAGCATTGTGCAGCGAGCTCTGCACGGAACTCCTGGATGGCGGCGTCAAGAAGCTGCATTTCTACACGCTGAACCGCCCTGAACTTACCCGCGATGTGTGTCACGCGCTCGGTGTGAAATCCAAGGCACGCCTTCAGAACGTCGCGTAA